A genomic stretch from Etheostoma cragini isolate CJK2018 chromosome 8, CSU_Ecrag_1.0, whole genome shotgun sequence includes:
- the si:dkey-5i3.5 gene encoding uncharacterized protein si:dkey-5i3.5 isoform X1, translating into MGSLARGVTMLGRVLLSRGIHAHRICKNVTFYINESASPVSRCQTKASEDHTPVMLILPWLGSRPQAVAKYCEIYFRTGFDVLVVESEVRDFLWPRRGLDKGKWLLELLQSERFVSRPLLVHAFSIGGYTFAQLLVHVSQDTQKYQALTQRIKGQVYDSLVVGSLDTMTIGLSKTVFPHWERLVKQVSQLYFGMFRRQTVDYYNKGLDVFLNNPVTAPALFFFCENDALSDPQAMKELIDHWQKRGMDITAKKWEDSTHAGHLKRHQQEYLTTLHMFLHSLHFAPLKAKM; encoded by the exons A TGGGAAGCCTAGCGAGAGGCGTTACTATGTTGGGCAGGGTGCTCCTGAGCAGAGGCATCCATGCCCACCGCATCTGTAAGAATGTGACTTTCTACATTAACGAATCGGCATCTCCGGTCTCAAGATGTCAGACCAAAGCATCTGAAGATCATACACCCGTTATGTTGATACTGCCGTGGTTGGGTTCGCGTCCTCAAGCAGTGGCCAAATATTGTGAAATCTACTTCCGCACTGGCTTTGATGTGCTTGTAGTGGAGAGCGAG GTGCGAGATTTCCTGTGGCCTCGCCGGGGCCTGGATAAGGGAAAGTGGTTGCTAGAGTTGCTCCAGAGTGAACGCTTTGTGTCCCGCCCACTGCTTGTCCATGCCTTCTCTATCGGTGGCTACACATTTGCTCAGCTGCTGGTACATGTGTCCCAGGACACACAGAAATATCAGGCGCTCACACAGAGGATCAAAGGTCAAGTCTATGATAGCCTGGTGGTGGGCTCTTTGGATACAATGACCATAG GTCTATCTAAGACTGTATTTCCACATTGGGAGAGACTGGTAAAACAAGTAAGCCAGTTGTACTTTGGTATGTTCAGACGCCAGACGGTGGATTACTATAACAAAGGCTtggatgtgtttttgaacaATCCCGTCACCGCTCCTGCACTGTTCTTCTTTTGCGAGAATGATGCATTGAGCGACCCACAAGCCATGAAGGAGTTGATTGATCACTGGCAGAAGCGTGGGATGGACATCACAGCAAAGAAGTGGGAGGACTCGACACATGCAGGCCACCTTAAGAGGCATCAACAAGAGTATCTGACCACCCTACACATGTTCCTCCACTCACTTCACTTTGCCCCTCTAAAGGCCAAGATGTAA
- the si:dkey-5i3.5 gene encoding uncharacterized protein si:dkey-5i3.5 isoform X2, whose product MLGRVLLSRGIHAHRICKNVTFYINESASPVSRCQTKASEDHTPVMLILPWLGSRPQAVAKYCEIYFRTGFDVLVVESEVRDFLWPRRGLDKGKWLLELLQSERFVSRPLLVHAFSIGGYTFAQLLVHVSQDTQKYQALTQRIKGQVYDSLVVGSLDTMTIGLSKTVFPHWERLVKQVSQLYFGMFRRQTVDYYNKGLDVFLNNPVTAPALFFFCENDALSDPQAMKELIDHWQKRGMDITAKKWEDSTHAGHLKRHQQEYLTTLHMFLHSLHFAPLKAKM is encoded by the exons ATGTTGGGCAGGGTGCTCCTGAGCAGAGGCATCCATGCCCACCGCATCTGTAAGAATGTGACTTTCTACATTAACGAATCGGCATCTCCGGTCTCAAGATGTCAGACCAAAGCATCTGAAGATCATACACCCGTTATGTTGATACTGCCGTGGTTGGGTTCGCGTCCTCAAGCAGTGGCCAAATATTGTGAAATCTACTTCCGCACTGGCTTTGATGTGCTTGTAGTGGAGAGCGAG GTGCGAGATTTCCTGTGGCCTCGCCGGGGCCTGGATAAGGGAAAGTGGTTGCTAGAGTTGCTCCAGAGTGAACGCTTTGTGTCCCGCCCACTGCTTGTCCATGCCTTCTCTATCGGTGGCTACACATTTGCTCAGCTGCTGGTACATGTGTCCCAGGACACACAGAAATATCAGGCGCTCACACAGAGGATCAAAGGTCAAGTCTATGATAGCCTGGTGGTGGGCTCTTTGGATACAATGACCATAG GTCTATCTAAGACTGTATTTCCACATTGGGAGAGACTGGTAAAACAAGTAAGCCAGTTGTACTTTGGTATGTTCAGACGCCAGACGGTGGATTACTATAACAAAGGCTtggatgtgtttttgaacaATCCCGTCACCGCTCCTGCACTGTTCTTCTTTTGCGAGAATGATGCATTGAGCGACCCACAAGCCATGAAGGAGTTGATTGATCACTGGCAGAAGCGTGGGATGGACATCACAGCAAAGAAGTGGGAGGACTCGACACATGCAGGCCACCTTAAGAGGCATCAACAAGAGTATCTGACCACCCTACACATGTTCCTCCACTCACTTCACTTTGCCCCTCTAAAGGCCAAGATGTAA
- the rbm28 gene encoding RNA-binding protein 28, with product MPAQTIFVGSLPASATNERLEEIFSEIGPVKQCFVVRETGTEKCRGFGYVTYSMQEDAQRAMKEIKEYDGNKLSTSVAKKKIKDKRKTAPKEPAAAPKGNEQKSKGFRKTHLKARLIIRNLSFKCSEDDLKQVLSEFGTVLEAKIPLKPDGKMRGFAFVLFKNVSEAAIALKAMNLKEIKGRQVAIDWAVPKDKFIATQLSSSPGNKNAEATAKQSVTKSDTEEEDEEKPQAAPEKKKFPSRPAVQQVEESQSDDSGEEDSEEEEEEDDDDNEDGEEDDVSQEGDDDDDDKSSLESNDISDESQDEEEDEEDEDGIEDESAKKKASKKLLPSDVKEGRTIFIRNLSFDTEEDGLEEVLLKYGELNYIKVVLHADTGHSKGCAFAQFKTKVAADKCIAAAQGEAENGGIRVDGRKLLIVSAVSREDASKLKVNKVKVETGTRNLYLAREGLIRAGTKAAEGVPEADMIKRTRFEEIKRTKLRDIGVFVSKTRLCVHNLPKSVDNKKLKALCLQAVKGSKGVRITECRVMYDKKPEKGLVNNGQSLGYGFVQFQDHEHALSTLRYLNNNPDIFGSHKRPIVEFSLEDSRKLKIKELRHQKNKEFFKNRPFKGGSKPQPQTAGDGKGPRKGGNEAHSSSEQTGTERAPSQSQKQGSRHLGFQTKPEVEHVDLENGKKRKKVLTFPTHRGPKIRMRDKGKQQAPPHKKARPGSNRKDRQRQQMEKPTRPRNQAKAAKKQFKRRDGDRFDSLVEQYKKKLMGNGDKSTNIKRNKWFDS from the exons ATGCCAGCGCAGACCATATTCGTTGGTTCTCTACCAGCTTCAGCTACAAATGAACGCCTAGAGGAAATATTCTCTGAAATTGGTCCTGTAAAGCAATGCTTCGTGGTCAGAGAGACAG GCACAGAAAAATGTCGGGGATTTGGCTACGTTACATATTCCATGCAGGAAGATGCACAACGAGccatgaaagaaataaaagaatacgACGGGAATAAACTTTCTACATCAGTGgcgaagaagaaaataaaagacaaaaggaaaacag CACCTAAAGAGCCAGCTGCAGCACCAAAGGGAAATGAGCAGAAATCCAAAGGCTTCCGGAAAACCCATCTGAAAGCTAGACTCATTATAAGGAACCTTAGTTTTAAG TGCTCAGAAGATGATCTGAAGCAAGTTTTATCCGAGTTTGGAACAGTTCTCGAGGCCAAAATTCCCCTCAAACCTG aCGGGAAGATGCGAGGTTTTGcatttgtcctttttaaaaatgtgtctgagGCAGCAATAGCGCTTAAAGCTATGAACCTAAAGGAGATAAAAG GCCGGCAGGTAGCAATTGACTGGGCTGTGCCTAAGGACAAGTTTATTGCCACACAGCTGTCCTCAAGTCCAG GAAATAAGAATGCTGAGGCAACTGCAAAACAGTCGGTCACAAAAAGTGACactgaagaggaggatgaagaaaagCCACAAGCAGCACCagagaagaaaaa ATTCCCTTCCAGACCAGCTGTGCAACAGGTGGAAGAATCCCAATCAGATGATAGTGGGGAAGAAgacagtgaggaggaggaggaggaggatgatgatgataatgaggaCGGAGAGGAGGATGATGTGTCCCAGGAGGGAGATGACGATGACGACGATAAGAGTAGCCTTGAGTCAAATGATATTTCAGACGAGAGtcaggatgaagaggaagatgaggaggatgaggacgGCATAGAAGATGAATCAG CTAAAAAGAAAGCCTCAAAGAAACTTCTCCCGTCAGATGTGAAAGAGGGACGAACCATTTTTATCAG GAACCTGTCGTTTGACACCGAGGAAGATGGTCTGGAGGAAGTTCTCCTTAAGTACGGAGAGCTTAACTACATAAAGGTTGTTCTCCACGCAGACACAGGACATTCAAAAG GTTGTGCTTTTGCTCAGTTCAAGACTAAAGTGGCTGCAGACAAATGCATAGCTGCAGCACAGGGAGAGGCAGAG AATGGTGGCATCCGTGTAGATGGCAGAAAGCTGTTGATTGTGTCAGCGGTGAGCAGAGAGGATGCTTCCAAGCTGAAAGTGAACAAAGTGAAAGTCGAAACGGGCACCAGGAACCTGTACCTGGCCAGAGAGGGAT TAATCCGTGCTGGAACCAAGGCTGCCGAGGGCGTGCCTGAAGCGGATATGATCAAGAGAACCAGA TTTGAAGAAATAAAGAGGACCAAGCTTCGGGacattggtgtgtttgtgtcaaagaCTCGTCTGTGTGTCCATAACTTGCCCAAGTCAGTGGACAATAAAAAACTCAAAGCACTTTGCCTCCAAGCAGTAAAAGGAAGCAAGGGAGTCCGCATCACAGAG TGTCGGGTGATGTATGACAAGAAGCCAGAGAAGGGTCTGGTGAATAATGGACAATCGTTAGGTTACGGCTTTGTCCAGTTCCAGGACCATGAACATGCTCTCAGCACACTTCGTTACCTTAACAACAACCCTGACATCTTTGGCTCACACAAG AGGCCTATCGTTGAGTTCTCCCTGGAGGATTCaaggaaactgaaaataaaggaaTTGCGGCATCAAAAAAATAAG GAATTCTTCAAAAATCGGCCTTTTAAAGGAGGATCGAAACCTCAGCCCCAGACAGCTGGAGATGGAAAAGGACCCAGGAAAGGGGGAAATGAAGCACACTCCTCATCAGAGCAGACAGGAACAGAGAGAG CTCCTTCTCAAAGCCAGAAACAAGGCAGCCGCCATTTGGGCTTCCAGACCAAACCTGAAGTTGAGCATGTGGATCTGGAGAACGGAAAGAAACGAAAGAAGGTTCTTACATTTCCTACCCATCGAGGACCTAAGATCAG AATGCGTGACAAGGGAAAGCAACAGGCCCCGCCACACAAAAAAGCAAGGCCTGGATCTAACAGGAAGGACCGTCAAAGACAACAGATGGAAAAGCCCACACGTCCCAGAAACCAG GCTAAAGCAGCAAAGAAGCAGTTCAAGAGAAGGGACGGAGACCGTTTCGACAGCCTGGTGGAGCAGTACAAGAAGAAACTGATGGGTAACGGTGACAAGAGCACCAATATCAAAAGAAACAAGTGGTTTGATAGTTAA
- the LOC117949167 gene encoding leptin-like, translated as MEYTLALVFSLLHVLSVGTAAPLPVEVVKMRSKVKWMADQLVVRLNKDFQVPTGLTLREPADDLDGLSSIMTVLEGYNSLISDTFDWIPQVKSDISSLTGYLDEWRQGHCSEQRPKPSVPGPLQELQSQKLKYIHTVSIEALMRVKEFLHMLLKNLDHLETC; from the exons ATGGAATACACTTTGGCCCTGGTGTTTTCTCTGCTGCATGTTTTGAGTGTGGGTACAGCTGCTCCTCTGCCAGTGGAAGTAGTGAAGATGAGATCAAAAGTGAAATGGATGGCTGATCAGCTGGTGGTTCGGCTGAATAAAGATTTCCAG GTCCCAACTGGTCTGACACTGCGAGAACCTGCGGATGATCTGGATGGACTTTCCTCCATAATGACAGTCTTGGAGGGTTACAACAGCCTGATCTCTGACACATTCGACTGGATCCCCCAGGTCAAGTCTGATATCTCGTCACTGACGGGTTACCTCGATGAGTGGAGGCAAGGCCACTGTAGTGAGCAGAGGCCAAAGCCGTCAGTGCCGGGGCCGCTCCAAGAGCTACAGAGTCAAAAGTTAAAGTATATTCATACCGTGAGCATCGAGGCTCTCATGAGAGTGAAGGAGTTTCTCCATATGCTACTGAAAAATCTGGATCATCTTGAGACTTGCTGA